One Phaseolus vulgaris cultivar G19833 chromosome 4, P. vulgaris v2.0, whole genome shotgun sequence DNA window includes the following coding sequences:
- the LOC137838815 gene encoding uncharacterized mitochondrial protein AtMg00810-like, translating to MIEKTLFIKKANSEIILVQIYVDDIIFGATKDSLCEEFVAAMQEILKKFEMENCKEASTPMPSSCYMDANATGKKQVDQISCLSYVFVQDIMQNPKESHFKAAKRILKYLKGTTNVGLWYPSYSPIHLIGYSDSDFVGCKLDRKSTSDTCHLLGSSLFSWHSKKQACVALSTAEAEYIAAGSCCAQILWLKQQLADFGLKISKVDFCFC from the exons atgattgAAAAAACTCTTTTCATCAAGAAagcaaattctgaaattattttggtccagatctatgttgatgacatcatttttggtgctaccaaagatagtttgtgtgaggagtttgttgctgcaatgcaag aaatcCTTAAGAAATTTGAGATGGAGAATTGTAAGGAAGCTAGCACACCTATGCCTTCAAGCTGTTATATGGATGCAAATGCTACTGGAAAAAag caagtagaccagatatcatgtttgtcgtatgtctttgtgcaagatatcatgcaaaatccaaaggaatctcaCTTCAAGGCTGCCAAAAGGATTctcaaatatctcaaaggaactaccaatgttggtctatggtatccttcttACTCACCtatacatttaattggatattcagattctgactttgtaGGGTGTAAGCTGGACCGAAAAAGCACAAGTGACACTTGTCATCTCCTTGGATCAAGTCTCTTTTCTTGGCATAGtaagaaacaagcttgtgtagctctttccactgcagAAGCTGAATACATTGCTGCTGGGAGttgttgtgcacaaattctttggcttaaacaacaacttgcagactttggattgaagattagcaag gTTGATTTTTGcttctgctga